A single region of the Mechercharimyces sp. CAU 1602 genome encodes:
- a CDS encoding SDR family NAD(P)-dependent oxidoreductase, with amino-acid sequence MKKVDLKNKNVLVTGAGGFVGSHLVESLLAEKANVRAFVRYNSANSHGFLDTIVKEEEKRLQIYSGDLKDALAVRRAMEGIELVFHLGALIAIPYSYKNPQDVMETNIIGTLNVANAALDGEVKRLVHTSTSETYGTARYVPMDETHPLQGQSPYSASKISADKIIESYNCSYDLPAVTIRPFNAYGPRQSMRAVIPTIIQQALRSKEIVLGNLHATRDFTFVEDTARAFICAAKADRGIGEVINAGSGFEVSIGEIAEKVLKVIGKKIPIRVAEDRIRPEKSEVDRLFSDSQKAERLIGWKAEVSFEEGLRKTITWMEANQHLYRPDEYVL; translated from the coding sequence GTGAAAAAGGTGGATCTGAAGAACAAAAATGTGCTAGTAACAGGAGCGGGCGGTTTTGTGGGGAGCCATTTGGTAGAGAGTCTGTTAGCCGAAAAAGCAAATGTTCGAGCTTTTGTACGTTACAATTCAGCTAATTCCCACGGATTTCTCGATACTATTGTGAAAGAGGAAGAGAAGAGGTTACAAATTTATAGTGGTGATCTCAAGGACGCTCTGGCAGTACGGCGAGCAATGGAGGGGATAGAGCTGGTGTTTCATTTAGGAGCACTTATTGCGATTCCCTATTCATATAAAAATCCACAAGATGTGATGGAAACGAATATAATCGGTACACTTAATGTGGCAAATGCCGCATTGGATGGTGAAGTAAAACGATTGGTGCATACCTCAACCAGCGAAACGTATGGTACAGCACGCTATGTTCCAATGGATGAAACACACCCTTTGCAAGGACAGTCCCCTTATTCGGCAAGTAAAATTTCCGCCGATAAAATTATTGAAAGCTATAATTGCTCCTATGATTTACCTGCTGTGACGATTCGTCCTTTTAACGCATATGGACCGCGACAATCCATGCGAGCAGTGATTCCTACTATTATTCAACAAGCATTGCGGTCAAAGGAGATTGTGTTGGGAAATTTACATGCTACTCGAGATTTTACATTTGTAGAGGATACAGCACGAGCGTTTATCTGTGCAGCAAAAGCAGATAGAGGTATAGGAGAAGTGATAAATGCGGGGTCCGGATTTGAGGTTTCAATTGGGGAGATTGCTGAAAAAGTATTAAAAGTAATAGGGAAAAAGATACCCATTCGAGTAGCTGAAGATCGTATTCGTCCAGAAAAGAGCGAAGTGGATCGTTTATTCTCCGATAGTCAGAAGGCAGAACGGTTAATTGGTTGGAAGGCAGAGGTTTCCTTTGAAGAGGGATTACGAAAAACGATTACCTGGATGGAAGCAAATCAGCACCTTTATCGTCCTGACGAATACGTGCTTTAG
- a CDS encoding sugar phosphate nucleotidyltransferase, whose amino-acid sequence MDAVIMTGGKGTRLAPYTKVLPKGLLPIGDYPILEILIRQLRMYGFTRITMCCGYLASLVQTYFQDGEHWGVSIRYHTEQRPLGTAGPLKELMHLTSPFLLLNCDVLTNLDFRAFRNHHVEQGNIFTVASQEQQVPIHLGVLETKGNLVTGFKEKPNQSARVSMGIYMMNPELLSYIPDCTFYDIPDLIQDVLKKEKPVHQYPSQAFWLDIGRPEDLYAANRLYPKIEDDLFSNKEKKSMRDVKVADVKRGCCDEGDDDFRNKT is encoded by the coding sequence GTGGATGCTGTGATTATGACTGGAGGAAAAGGAACACGTTTGGCACCTTATACAAAAGTGCTACCAAAAGGATTATTACCTATTGGTGATTATCCCATCCTGGAGATATTAATTCGGCAATTGCGCATGTATGGATTCACAAGAATAACCATGTGCTGTGGATATCTCGCATCTCTGGTGCAAACCTATTTTCAAGATGGAGAGCATTGGGGAGTATCTATTCGTTATCATACAGAACAACGACCGCTCGGGACAGCTGGGCCGTTAAAAGAGCTTATGCATTTAACTTCTCCATTTCTTTTGCTCAATTGTGATGTACTTACCAACCTAGATTTTCGAGCATTTAGAAATCACCACGTGGAACAAGGAAACATATTCACAGTTGCATCACAGGAACAACAAGTTCCTATTCACTTAGGTGTATTGGAAACGAAGGGGAATTTAGTAACAGGATTCAAAGAAAAGCCAAATCAATCTGCACGTGTAAGTATGGGCATTTATATGATGAATCCGGAATTGCTAAGCTATATCCCTGATTGTACCTTTTATGATATTCCCGATTTGATTCAAGATGTGCTGAAAAAGGAAAAACCAGTTCATCAATATCCTTCACAAGCTTTTTGGTTAGATATTGGTAGACCTGAGGATCTTTATGCTGCTAATCGACTTTACCCGAAAATAGAAGATGACCTCTTTTCTAATAAAGAGAAGAAGAGCATGCGTGATGTTAAAGTAGCAGATGTGAAACGGGGGTGTTGCGATGAGGGTGATGACGATTTTAGGAACAAGACCTGA
- the wecB gene encoding non-hydrolyzing UDP-N-acetylglucosamine 2-epimerase, producing the protein MRVMTILGTRPEIIRLSRIIEKLDQLADKHILVHTGQNYDHRLSDIFFKELNLRNPDHHIQLTSHSFGNQVGQMFQKVEALLEQEKPDRVLLLGDTNSALCTILAERMGIPVYHMEAGNRCFDPLVPEELNRKCIDAAATFNLPYTEYSRQNLLREGCPSQRIWVTGNPIYEVLQYYSPEIEKSKVACKWNLQMSKYILTTVHRAENVDTMNRLRNIMQSLSVIAKRHDMPILVSVHPHTRKRLEQYGLKIDHPKIHLLDPLGFFDFVYLQKGASCVITDSGTVQEESCIFGVPAVTVRRTTERPETVMCGSNVVSGVDDINRIVDCVELMLSSDLEWKCPEGYEDCNVSNKVVNMVLGGFGDVQR; encoded by the coding sequence ATGAGGGTGATGACGATTTTAGGAACAAGACCTGAGATTATTCGTTTGAGTCGTATCATTGAGAAGTTGGATCAATTAGCGGATAAGCATATCTTAGTACACACCGGACAAAATTATGATCATCGTTTAAGTGATATATTTTTTAAGGAATTAAACCTTCGTAATCCAGATCATCATATTCAGCTGACATCCCATTCTTTTGGTAATCAAGTGGGACAGATGTTTCAAAAAGTGGAGGCATTATTGGAGCAGGAAAAGCCTGATCGTGTTTTATTGCTCGGGGATACCAATAGTGCTCTATGTACAATTCTTGCTGAACGTATGGGCATTCCCGTCTATCATATGGAAGCAGGAAATCGTTGTTTTGATCCCCTAGTACCGGAAGAATTAAATCGCAAATGTATCGATGCTGCAGCAACATTTAACTTACCCTATACGGAATACAGTAGACAAAATCTGTTGCGTGAAGGATGCCCTTCACAACGGATTTGGGTAACGGGCAACCCTATTTATGAAGTTTTACAATACTATTCACCAGAAATAGAAAAGAGTAAAGTTGCTTGTAAATGGAATTTGCAAATGAGTAAATACATTTTGACTACGGTTCATCGTGCTGAAAACGTAGATACGATGAATCGCCTTCGCAATATTATGCAATCATTAAGTGTGATAGCTAAGCGGCATGATATGCCGATCTTAGTAAGTGTTCATCCTCATACACGTAAGCGACTAGAGCAATACGGATTAAAGATAGATCACCCTAAAATCCATCTATTGGATCCTCTAGGTTTTTTTGATTTTGTTTACCTACAGAAGGGAGCTAGTTGTGTTATTACTGACAGTGGAACGGTACAAGAAGAAAGTTGTATTTTCGGTGTCCCAGCGGTTACGGTTCGCCGAACGACGGAAAGACCAGAGACTGTCATGTGTGGTAGCAATGTGGTTTCTGGGGTAGATGATATAAATCGCATTGTTGACTGCGTTGAACTAATGCTCTCGTCTGATTTGGAGTGGAAATGCCCCGAAGGGTATGAAGATTGTAATGTATCAAATAAAGTGGTGAATATGGTCTTAGGAGGATTTGGTGATGTTCAAAGATAA
- a CDS encoding polysaccharide biosynthesis protein, whose protein sequence is MFKDKVILVTGGTGSWGQELTRHLLRENPREIRIFSRNESAQVMMKRTFDHSRIQFRVGDVRDLEAVMEACRGVDVVFHLAALKHVPVCEMQPDEALKTNVTGTENIIKASIYHEVEKVVDVSTDKAVDPINFYGMSKAFGEKLLIRGNDLGSKTRFVCIRGGNVLGTSGSVVPLFKQCILSGKDLPITSKEMTRFFLTIQEAISLLLRAASVSVGGETFVMKMKTCRIIDLAHVLMKKLGARSATAIKEIGIRPGEKLHEVLVSSNEAPRTYRYSKQYFVILPYTYSSQLLERYSSLPKIDFKQYDSNANFMSHEEIGELLVKSGLLQGE, encoded by the coding sequence ATGTTCAAAGATAAAGTGATATTGGTCACTGGAGGAACGGGTTCGTGGGGACAGGAGTTAACCCGTCATTTACTCAGAGAAAATCCAAGGGAGATTCGTATTTTTTCACGTAATGAGAGTGCTCAAGTAATGATGAAGCGTACGTTTGATCATTCAAGAATCCAGTTTCGTGTTGGAGACGTTCGCGATTTAGAAGCCGTGATGGAGGCATGCCGTGGTGTAGATGTTGTATTTCATTTAGCGGCTCTGAAGCATGTTCCAGTTTGTGAAATGCAACCCGATGAGGCTTTAAAAACAAATGTGACGGGGACAGAAAATATTATAAAGGCAAGTATATATCATGAAGTAGAGAAGGTTGTAGATGTATCCACGGATAAGGCGGTTGATCCTATTAACTTCTACGGAATGTCTAAAGCATTTGGAGAAAAACTATTGATTCGAGGAAACGACCTGGGCAGTAAAACCCGCTTTGTTTGTATTCGAGGGGGTAATGTGCTGGGTACGAGCGGAAGCGTTGTTCCATTATTTAAACAGTGTATTTTAAGCGGCAAGGATTTACCTATTACTTCGAAGGAAATGACTCGTTTTTTTCTTACCATCCAAGAAGCTATTTCTCTTTTATTGCGCGCCGCTTCAGTATCGGTAGGCGGAGAAACATTTGTGATGAAAATGAAAACCTGCCGCATCATTGATCTTGCACATGTACTGATGAAGAAGCTAGGAGCAAGGTCAGCTACAGCAATTAAGGAAATCGGCATTCGTCCGGGAGAAAAATTGCATGAAGTGTTGGTTTCCAGTAATGAAGCTCCTCGTACGTATCGTTATAGCAAACAATATTTTGTGATACTTCCCTATACTTATTCTTCGCAATTATTAGAGCGTTACTCTTCCCTACCCAAAATCGACTTCAAGCAGTATGATTCCAATGCCAACTTTATGTCACATGAGGAAATTGGAGAATTACTTGTAAAGAGTGGATTGCTGCAGGGAGAGTGA
- a CDS encoding SDR family oxidoreductase: MRVMVIGGTGMAGHMIIDYLRSVEKYEVLEATRTPTDRDGCIYMEIGDSTHIRQVLQEYKPGVVVNATGILNQRAADNLTEAIRVNSVFPHQLALWGEEFAFRLVHLSTDCVFSGMRGRYAERDLPDGKSIYSLTKQVGEVTATPHVTIRTSIIGPELKEDGIGLFHWLMKQSGDISGYQKVYWSGVTTLELARAIEWILESTLSGLVHLTQEKISKHDLITLIKETFNVNHVHIHPTQSPCLDRSLINTRSDFSFSPLPYSQMIAHLKDWMDHSLRRYPYETK, translated from the coding sequence ATGAGGGTAATGGTGATCGGTGGAACAGGGATGGCTGGTCATATGATTATCGACTACCTGCGAAGCGTTGAGAAGTATGAAGTGTTAGAAGCTACTCGTACTCCAACTGATCGAGATGGCTGTATATATATGGAGATAGGGGACTCGACTCATATTCGGCAGGTGCTACAAGAATATAAGCCTGGCGTAGTGGTTAACGCGACAGGTATTTTAAATCAACGTGCTGCAGATAATCTCACGGAGGCGATACGCGTAAATAGTGTTTTTCCACATCAACTCGCGTTGTGGGGAGAAGAATTTGCTTTTCGACTTGTTCACTTAAGTACAGATTGCGTATTCTCTGGGATGCGGGGACGATATGCAGAGAGAGATCTACCTGATGGAAAGAGTATATATTCCTTGACGAAACAAGTGGGTGAGGTGACTGCTACCCCACATGTGACCATTCGCACTTCTATTATTGGTCCTGAACTAAAAGAAGATGGGATCGGTCTCTTTCACTGGTTGATGAAGCAATCAGGAGACATTAGTGGTTATCAAAAGGTATATTGGAGTGGGGTTACTACATTAGAACTGGCGCGTGCCATTGAATGGATTTTAGAAAGCACGTTATCTGGATTGGTTCATCTCACACAAGAAAAAATAAGTAAACATGACTTGATCACATTGATAAAAGAAACTTTTAATGTGAACCATGTACACATACATCCTACTCAAAGCCCATGTTTGGATCGCAGTCTGATCAATACAAGATCTGATTTTTCTTTCTCGCCTTTACCCTATTCACAAATGATTGCTCACTTGAAAGATTGGATGGATCATTCCTTAAGGAGGTATCCATATGAAACGAAGTGA
- a CDS encoding glycosyltransferase family A protein has translation MKRSDVGIVMPVYNQVPKYLRMAIKSILKQQSYTNFRLVIVLDGADEQTKNIVYNRTRADKRVHIIDNKVNQGVAHSLNVGFDYLCQLPNIQYLTWVSSDNIYYPRFVERLRQGLINSSVDIGLVYSYFYFMDENDKILHDCSNDSKMVQSLGKHRPLDKEEVLDLIPVGPSFMYRKRDAMLVGKYRRRMLEDYDYWLRMSEVTGIRCIPIPLMAYRRNTEHSVSRSISSLHGHRRWRNVKQYVIREARERRNISTELTIIYVAEGRRNVLSEVENLLEGIYTNFTIWIVSDRQGEVKEKLKLIPDPRIKILPYRGPHVERVYQELLKEVNTPFTLIYSQGLKVHGFDIYFLMKRLKGEKVPLIRSIKRTQRLKKLLDQNLTLINSLNHTSKLREDMLKS, from the coding sequence ATGAAACGAAGTGATGTGGGAATAGTGATGCCAGTATATAATCAGGTACCTAAGTATTTACGAATGGCGATAAAGTCCATATTGAAGCAGCAGAGTTATACAAACTTTCGATTGGTTATAGTTTTAGATGGTGCAGATGAACAAACTAAAAATATTGTTTATAATAGAACGAGAGCCGATAAACGTGTTCATATCATTGACAATAAGGTTAATCAAGGGGTTGCTCATAGCTTAAATGTAGGTTTTGATTATTTGTGCCAACTACCTAATATCCAATATTTAACATGGGTATCGAGTGACAATATCTATTACCCGCGGTTCGTGGAACGCCTACGCCAAGGATTGATAAATTCTTCTGTTGATATCGGGCTTGTCTATAGTTATTTTTACTTCATGGATGAAAACGATAAAATCTTACATGACTGTAGCAACGATTCTAAGATGGTTCAATCTTTAGGAAAACATCGACCACTGGATAAAGAGGAGGTATTAGATTTAATTCCTGTGGGTCCTTCCTTTATGTATAGAAAGAGAGATGCTATGCTGGTGGGGAAATATCGCAGAAGGATGTTAGAAGATTATGATTATTGGTTGCGTATGTCAGAAGTTACTGGTATTCGATGTATTCCCATCCCATTGATGGCTTATCGCAGGAACACAGAACACAGTGTATCAAGAAGTATTTCATCTCTGCATGGTCATCGTAGATGGAGAAATGTAAAGCAGTATGTGATAAGAGAAGCACGTGAACGTAGAAATATTTCAACTGAGCTAACCATTATCTATGTAGCAGAGGGGAGACGAAATGTGCTCTCTGAAGTAGAGAATTTATTGGAGGGTATTTATACTAATTTCACTATTTGGATTGTTTCTGATAGACAAGGTGAAGTGAAAGAAAAGCTGAAATTGATTCCGGATCCGCGTATCAAAATACTCCCTTATCGGGGGCCGCATGTCGAACGAGTGTATCAAGAGTTATTGAAAGAAGTAAATACTCCCTTTACCTTAATTTACTCCCAGGGCCTTAAGGTACATGGCTTCGATATCTACTTCTTGATGAAACGTCTAAAAGGAGAGAAAGTTCCACTCATACGATCGATCAAACGAACACAACGCCTAAAAAAACTATTAGATCAAAACCTAACTTTGATTAACTCCTTAAACCATACAAGTAAATTGAGAGAGGACATGTTGAAAAGTTAA
- a CDS encoding GDP-mannose 4,6-dehydratase, with amino-acid sequence MNKGKVWITGVSGFVGRYLIEELASAGFEVIGTGRSTLINTSTSYQYKAVPLKDRSAISNFLQVEKPDYVIHLAGQKYIPYSWEHPIEVIESNVISTLNILEAIRLLDERAKVKVLLIGSGSEYFSPPGKSHVFSEKDETHPPNPYSWSKWMQSEVGKMYTMMYGLSVVTARTFNLFGPGANGGISSALAEFVASCERERRSDTFVIHGSVELARDFLDVRDAVRAYRIILEKFDQWTQGEVINVCSGQATSLDKLIQLFFSYCSYPLQLQINQKYIRKGDVHSICGNNNKLKELSWEQKIPLKQTVKDMVTYCKQA; translated from the coding sequence ATGAATAAGGGGAAGGTGTGGATCACGGGTGTGAGTGGGTTCGTTGGTAGATACTTGATTGAAGAATTAGCATCTGCAGGTTTTGAAGTGATAGGAACGGGGAGAAGCACCTTAATCAACACTTCTACATCCTATCAATATAAAGCGGTACCCTTAAAAGATAGATCAGCTATCTCTAATTTTCTACAAGTAGAAAAGCCGGATTACGTGATTCACCTCGCAGGGCAGAAATATATTCCTTATTCTTGGGAGCATCCTATTGAGGTGATTGAGAGTAATGTGATTTCAACATTAAACATTTTAGAAGCTATCCGATTGCTAGACGAAAGGGCGAAAGTAAAAGTTTTACTTATTGGTTCGGGAAGTGAGTATTTTTCTCCGCCTGGAAAGAGCCATGTCTTTAGTGAGAAAGACGAGACTCATCCTCCAAATCCATATAGTTGGAGCAAGTGGATGCAGTCAGAAGTCGGGAAAATGTATACGATGATGTACGGTTTATCAGTGGTGACAGCTCGAACTTTTAACTTGTTTGGTCCTGGTGCTAATGGTGGAATTTCAAGTGCTTTAGCTGAATTTGTCGCGTCTTGTGAACGTGAGCGACGCTCAGATACATTTGTGATACATGGAAGTGTGGAACTGGCACGTGATTTCCTCGATGTACGAGATGCAGTGAGAGCATATCGAATAATATTAGAAAAGTTTGACCAGTGGACACAGGGGGAGGTGATCAATGTTTGTAGTGGGCAAGCAACTTCTCTCGATAAACTCATACAATTATTCTTCTCCTATTGCTCCTATCCATTACAATTACAGATAAATCAGAAATATATTCGTAAAGGTGATGTGCATTCTATTTGTGGGAATAACAATAAACTAAAAGAATTGAGTTGGGAACAGAAAATCCCATTGAAGCAAACAGTAAAAGATATGGTTACTTATTGTAAACAAGCATGA
- a CDS encoding glycosyltransferase family A protein — protein MMGLWGGDYNIMKNLMQARQKQSQKAQLKRLLHVNKKWIASGNVPKVTVIMPVYNMQKFVSKAITSILQQTYKKFQFIIINDGSTDNSWRKIKCFQDSRICALNMNNRGKPASMNLGLRYSLGEYILEMDADDWLEPDAIMRLVHALNASPKDVGLAYAGIYLWLSENDKLVKIKAIKGTEYADKYEVLKSLQNHCPRLYRKSALQAVGGWTTSLYGKELRADDFFLRLKLAELFRAKSVDAVLYNKRVHKSSLTGVPNPNIMNWQIKNIVKFMLEKWGGTYAPVFHTNDSGFIWKLELIRKG, from the coding sequence ATGATGGGATTGTGGGGAGGAGACTATAATATCATGAAAAATTTAATGCAGGCACGTCAAAAACAGAGTCAAAAAGCTCAACTTAAACGCCTGCTCCATGTTAATAAAAAATGGATAGCCAGTGGAAATGTCCCCAAGGTTACTGTGATTATGCCAGTGTATAATATGCAAAAATTTGTTTCTAAAGCAATTACAAGTATATTGCAGCAAACATATAAAAAATTCCAATTTATCATTATTAATGATGGTTCTACAGATAATTCTTGGAGAAAAATTAAATGTTTTCAGGATAGTCGAATTTGTGCTCTAAATATGAATAACAGAGGGAAACCAGCTTCTATGAATCTTGGGCTTCGTTACAGTTTGGGTGAATATATTTTAGAAATGGATGCTGACGACTGGCTGGAGCCAGATGCTATTATGCGCCTTGTACATGCTTTAAATGCTTCTCCAAAAGATGTGGGGTTAGCTTATGCTGGTATTTATTTGTGGTTAAGTGAAAATGATAAATTAGTTAAAATTAAAGCGATAAAAGGAACGGAATATGCGGATAAATACGAAGTTCTTAAGAGTTTACAAAACCATTGCCCTCGTCTTTATCGTAAATCGGCTTTACAAGCGGTAGGGGGCTGGACTACCTCGCTGTATGGGAAAGAGCTGCGGGCGGATGATTTTTTTTTACGGTTAAAATTAGCTGAATTATTTCGGGCAAAGAGTGTGGATGCAGTGTTATATAACAAGCGAGTCCACAAGAGTAGTCTCACAGGTGTACCAAATCCAAATATCATGAATTGGCAAATTAAGAATATCGTGAAGTTTATGCTTGAAAAATGGGGTGGAACCTATGCGCCCGTTTTTCATACAAATGATAGTGGTTTCATATGGAAGTTGGAATTGATAAGAAAAGGATAA
- a CDS encoding alkaline phosphatase family protein has protein sequence MLNVILTIFAGIIMVLVLFYWFFWGSQPKGHGLVESKRSTSTRRGKKVVYLVMDSLMAETIVEGRGRGELPAFSYLIEHGYYHPQMISSFPTMSVTIDSTLLTGTYPDQHGVPGLIWYSQREGRFINYGTGPLELIMMGVGRVVADALYQLNHSHLRKEVSTLHEDLSALGMSTGSMNGMLYRGKESHHLYLSHGLARWTGLARWTKVKAPSFFTYGGLCLPTKSDGIKGGPFHQFGFTDDYIERALTDMIQAKNLPDFLLAYLPDMDRPIHNKGLTAALTEAKKVDARLGRILDAFSSWEEALEQVTWVISGDSGQTNICSRAEKSVISLSEQLGDYCLLEPGKRNKQGAEVALCSNQRMAYVYILDERISLEGLAKRLRIDVRMDLIAWREEGWITVIGTDLETRLRYRRGEEWTDSYQQKWDLHGREEVLDLTLDQDSRCLYYGDFPDGLKRLQAALTSHAGRYLIVNAKPGFEFATTYSPLHTRGGAHGSLHKQDSFFPLIVAGTDERPSTDRLVDMKEYLLRLLKQK, from the coding sequence GTGTTAAATGTGATATTAACCATATTTGCAGGGATCATCATGGTGTTAGTTCTCTTTTATTGGTTTTTTTGGGGGTCTCAACCGAAAGGGCATGGTTTAGTTGAAAGTAAGCGATCAACTTCCACACGAAGAGGAAAAAAAGTGGTTTATCTCGTTATGGATTCTCTGATGGCGGAAACGATTGTAGAGGGAAGGGGGCGTGGTGAATTGCCTGCCTTCTCTTATCTTATTGAACATGGCTATTACCACCCACAGATGATTAGCTCGTTTCCTACGATGTCGGTGACGATTGACAGTACCTTACTGACGGGGACTTATCCTGACCAACATGGTGTTCCCGGGTTGATTTGGTATAGTCAACGAGAAGGGAGATTTATTAATTATGGGACGGGACCTTTGGAATTAATCATGATGGGGGTGGGGCGGGTAGTTGCGGATGCTCTTTATCAGTTAAACCATTCCCATCTACGAAAGGAGGTAAGTACGCTACATGAGGACTTGTCTGCGTTAGGAATGAGTACCGGTTCTATGAATGGAATGTTGTACCGTGGAAAAGAATCTCACCATCTTTATCTATCGCATGGACTTGCCAGATGGACTGGACTTGCCCGTTGGACTAAGGTGAAAGCACCTTCTTTTTTTACATACGGTGGGTTGTGTCTTCCAACTAAGAGTGATGGGATAAAAGGGGGGCCGTTCCATCAGTTCGGATTTACGGATGATTATATAGAAAGAGCACTGACTGACATGATTCAGGCAAAAAACCTTCCTGACTTTTTACTGGCTTATCTTCCAGATATGGATCGTCCAATACATAATAAAGGGTTGACAGCTGCGTTAACGGAAGCCAAGAAGGTGGATGCACGCCTGGGACGAATCTTGGATGCATTTTCATCATGGGAAGAGGCGTTGGAGCAGGTAACTTGGGTGATTTCAGGGGATAGTGGCCAAACTAACATCTGTTCTCGTGCTGAGAAATCAGTGATTTCACTATCTGAACAGCTTGGCGACTATTGCCTGCTTGAGCCAGGAAAACGAAACAAACAGGGAGCGGAGGTGGCACTTTGTAGCAATCAGCGAATGGCGTATGTTTACATTTTGGACGAACGTATTTCATTAGAAGGGTTAGCAAAGAGGTTGCGGATAGATGTACGTATGGATTTGATCGCTTGGAGGGAGGAGGGATGGATAACGGTCATCGGTACGGATTTAGAAACACGTTTACGATATCGAAGGGGAGAAGAGTGGACTGATTCATATCAGCAGAAATGGGATTTACATGGGAGAGAAGAAGTGCTGGATCTTACACTGGATCAGGATAGTCGTTGTCTTTACTATGGAGATTTTCCCGATGGATTAAAACGGTTACAGGCAGCGCTCACTTCTCATGCAGGTCGTTACTTAATAGTTAACGCAAAGCCCGGCTTTGAATTTGCTACAACATACTCTCCTCTTCATACGCGGGGAGGGGCGCATGGCTCACTTCACAAACAGGATTCTTTCTTTCCACTGATTGTGGCGGGAACGGACGAGCGTCCTTCCACTGATCGACTCGTAGATATGAAGGAGTATCTTTTACGCTTACTCAAACAAAAATAA
- a CDS encoding DUF421 domain-containing protein, giving the protein MHSYVEVTLQTSLAFGGTLLIARILGKQQLAEMTFFEYINGITFGSIAGNLATDLDQNTGQHLVGLIIFGILTWVMTYISLKSRTGRRLLGGDPVIVIQDGKIMEESMRKTRMTMEELMQLLRERGIFNISEVQFAIFENNGEISTMKKPAYDPLTPKTLNQIEADPPPQVPMELVVDGKVIYENLNVLGKDMKWLLSQLKKYHGVNSIEEVFYVARESDGQLYVDLRRD; this is encoded by the coding sequence ATGCATTCATATGTGGAAGTTACTTTGCAAACCTCCCTTGCGTTCGGCGGCACTCTTTTGATTGCTAGGATTCTTGGCAAACAGCAGCTCGCGGAAATGACATTTTTCGAATACATCAATGGGATTACCTTTGGTTCGATTGCAGGGAATTTGGCAACTGATCTGGATCAAAATACAGGGCAACATTTAGTGGGATTAATTATTTTTGGGATTCTTACGTGGGTGATGACGTATATCTCACTTAAGAGTCGCACAGGTCGGCGCCTTTTAGGTGGGGACCCTGTTATCGTGATTCAAGATGGAAAGATTATGGAAGAGAGTATGCGTAAAACGAGGATGACGATGGAGGAATTGATGCAACTTTTGCGTGAGCGCGGGATTTTTAATATATCGGAAGTTCAATTCGCTATCTTTGAAAATAATGGTGAGATCTCAACAATGAAGAAACCAGCTTATGATCCTCTTACGCCTAAAACCCTTAATCAAATCGAAGCAGACCCTCCTCCGCAAGTGCCGATGGAGCTAGTTGTAGATGGTAAGGTTATTTACGAGAATTTGAATGTACTCGGAAAAGATATGAAGTGGCTCCTCAGCCAATTAAAAAAATATCACGGGGTTAATTCGATCGAAGAGGTTTTTTACGTGGCACGTGAAAGTGATGGTCAACTATATGTGGATTTGCGCCGTGATTAA
- a CDS encoding CBS domain-containing protein has product MHQLQDIMTTNVNTVSPQDNIFQVASLMKQHNIGSVPVIENGLLCGVVTDRDLVLRGIAEQKPNSSTVESFMTPNPVVGSPDMSVDDAARLMAENQIRRLPIVDNGQLIGIVAIGDLAVRQPYADNAGVALTSISTQDQTGTPNQPPSGADANPHQLM; this is encoded by the coding sequence ATGCATCAATTGCAAGATATTATGACAACCAATGTGAATACGGTCTCGCCACAGGACAATATCTTTCAAGTGGCTTCTTTGATGAAGCAACACAACATCGGTTCTGTTCCTGTGATAGAAAACGGTTTGTTGTGTGGGGTGGTAACGGATCGTGATCTCGTGCTGCGTGGGATTGCTGAACAAAAGCCTAATTCATCCACAGTGGAGTCGTTTATGACTCCCAATCCCGTTGTGGGCTCACCTGATATGTCAGTAGACGATGCAGCACGGTTGATGGCAGAAAATCAGATCCGCCGCCTTCCGATTGTGGATAATGGTCAACTGATTGGAATCGTGGCGATTGGAGATTTGGCCGTTCGCCAACCGTATGCAGATAATGCAGGGGTCGCGTTGACCAGCATTTCAACCCAAGATCAGACGGGAACTCCTAATCAACCCCCTTCCGGTGCTGACGCTAACCCACATCAATTGATGTAA